One Candidatus Paceibacterota bacterium genomic window carries:
- a CDS encoding ATP-grasp domain-containing protein has translation MNITLIGNPTGHDVQRLAEEAEKLGVTFEAVSVSSLILSEQNNVFGLFDANGRNVTNSDCYIFRGIGDADNEVMVIAKYLQRHGATIIEENTANGSISMDKLFLRAADHTIPMPNYLMIQNAQALESVTPTLVFPVVMKSTIGSMGRNVILVENAASLCQAYDKLGPRVILQEYLPVDHDIRAIVINGQYIDSYRRTRDDGEFRMNRPGNHKDHLPLPDEAISICERAAQYQNIEIAGIDLTHYNGTWYVLEVNTSPQFHMFETYTNKNIAKLLLEYAVSKTAANASLSHVSGSEN, from the coding sequence ATGAACATTACCTTGATCGGCAACCCTACCGGACACGACGTACAGCGACTAGCAGAAGAGGCAGAGAAACTTGGCGTGACATTTGAAGCTGTTTCCGTTTCGTCTTTGATACTGAGCGAACAGAACAATGTGTTCGGTCTCTTTGATGCTAACGGACGAAACGTTACTAACAGCGACTGTTATATTTTTAGAGGGATCGGCGATGCTGACAACGAGGTTATGGTTATCGCAAAATATCTACAGCGACACGGCGCGACTATCATAGAGGAAAACACAGCGAACGGATCGATTAGCATGGACAAGCTATTCTTACGTGCGGCTGACCACACGATACCGATGCCGAATTATCTTATGATCCAGAACGCACAAGCACTCGAGAGCGTCACGCCTACCCTTGTCTTTCCTGTGGTTATGAAATCCACGATCGGAAGCATGGGGCGCAACGTTATTTTAGTAGAAAATGCTGCGTCACTCTGTCAAGCATATGACAAACTCGGGCCACGAGTTATTCTCCAAGAATATCTCCCGGTAGACCACGATATTCGTGCCATCGTTATTAACGGTCAGTACATAGACTCATACCGGCGCACGAGAGATGACGGAGAATTCAGAATGAATCGACCGGGTAATCACAAAGACCATCTTCCTCTTCCTGATGAAGCGATCAGCATCTGTGAGCGCGCAGCACAGTACCAAAACATAGAAATAGCAGGAATAGACCTTACGCATTACAACGGAACATGGTATGTTCTTGAAGTGAACACTTCTCCCCAATTTCACATGTTTGAAACATATACCAACAAAAATATAGCAAAGTTACTATTAGAGTACGCCGTATCAAAAACAGCTGCGAATGCTTCGCTGTCACATGTCTCAGGTTCTGAAAACTAA
- a CDS encoding NUDIX domain-containing protein has translation MNKREYIARGIICRRDEILLCKNVDHGHLYLPGGHVEDGESSQEALKREMREESGREVIATRFVTTFENEFTQNGREIQERCDVYLAQLDIVEAVHSKEKHIGFQWISLDQLQTVRFLPEKILLTVLDIIQANRSFW, from the coding sequence GTGAATAAGAGAGAATACATAGCACGCGGAATTATCTGTAGAAGAGATGAGATACTTTTGTGTAAAAATGTAGATCACGGACATCTTTACTTACCCGGTGGTCATGTTGAAGATGGTGAGTCCTCACAAGAGGCGTTGAAAAGGGAGATGCGAGAGGAGTCCGGCCGGGAAGTTATCGCAACAAGATTTGTGACAACCTTTGAAAACGAGTTCACGCAAAACGGCAGAGAGATACAGGAGCGGTGTGATGTATATTTGGCGCAGCTTGATATCGTTGAGGCTGTTCATAGTAAAGAGAAGCATATTGGCTTTCAGTGGATCTCTTTGGACCAGCTACAAACAGTACGTTTTTTGCCCGAGAAGATCTTGCTGACAGTTTTAGATATAATTCAAGCGAATAGATCTTTTTGGTAG
- a CDS encoding M14 family metallopeptidase — MKQFIVILVIVLIALGVFGWTQGWFNSDLTTEPDTEQDGENDENSTGTTTDKEDGVGLDEDGGVIGSSAGDRDIMAYQYGDGSTELLFVGGVHGGYSANTALVAFEVMDWLEENPNVIPENVKVTVIPVLNPDGLNEVVGTTGRFSVSDIPSGDRSAGRFNANNVDLNRNFDCNWQSTGTWQSQEVDAGDSVFSEPESQALRDYIRSNEPDAAVVFFSAAGEVVASSCNNDSLPETQQMVSTYANASGYTAQETFGYYDITGDAVDWMAKQGIPAISVVLGSHNSAEWSKNRAGIEALFERYEN; from the coding sequence ATGAAACAATTTATCGTAATACTAGTGATCGTTCTGATAGCTTTGGGTGTATTCGGTTGGACGCAGGGTTGGTTTAACAGTGATCTCACTACTGAACCTGATACCGAGCAAGATGGTGAAAATGATGAGAACTCAACAGGCACAACAACCGATAAGGAAGATGGAGTTGGACTGGATGAAGATGGTGGAGTCATCGGTTCGTCTGCGGGTGATCGTGACATTATGGCGTATCAGTACGGCGATGGTTCTACGGAACTACTCTTTGTGGGTGGTGTTCATGGTGGATATAGCGCAAATACCGCACTGGTCGCGTTCGAGGTAATGGATTGGCTGGAAGAGAATCCGAATGTTATTCCGGAGAATGTGAAGGTAACTGTTATCCCTGTCTTGAATCCGGACGGACTGAACGAAGTTGTTGGTACAACGGGTCGGTTCTCAGTGTCTGATATTCCGTCTGGAGATCGATCAGCCGGTCGGTTTAACGCAAACAATGTAGATTTGAATCGTAACTTCGATTGTAACTGGCAGTCTACCGGCACATGGCAAAGTCAGGAAGTTGATGCCGGAGACAGCGTATTCTCTGAACCGGAAAGTCAGGCACTTCGAGACTATATTCGTTCAAACGAACCTGACGCAGCGGTCGTATTCTTTAGTGCGGCGGGTGAGGTAGTTGCTTCAAGCTGTAACAACGATTCACTCCCGGAAACACAGCAGATGGTCAGTACCTACGCTAATGCGTCCGGGTACACCGCACAGGAAACGTTCGGATACTATGACATTACCGGAGACGCGGTTGATTGGATGGCTAAGCAAGGTATCCCGGCTATTAGTGTAGTGCTTGGATCACATAATTCAGCTGAATGGAGCAAGAATAGAGCGGGTATTGAGGCATTGTTTGAGCGGTACGAAAACTAG
- a CDS encoding M14 family metallopeptidase, with protein sequence MDKKTWVIISVVACVGLGLIILFLLLPGDSEPAKTATSTPEITRDEPVRSVIGTSVEGREIEAYTFGNSEKHVAFVGGIHGGYEWNSILLAYQMMDHLEEYPEVIPDDVRVTIIPSANPDGLARVMGTTTGRFAAADAPPTEQTTEGRFNANGVDLNRNFDCNWAPESSWRGETVSAGTEAFSEPEAIAIRTFVQNTDPDAVIFWHSAAGAVYGSECNDGILPGTLEIMNTYADAAGYAAVPSFDAYPITGDVEGWLASIGVPSITVELSTHEDLEWEKNKAGVEAILRSVE encoded by the coding sequence ATGGATAAAAAAACATGGGTCATTATTAGCGTTGTTGCCTGTGTCGGACTCGGTCTTATTATTTTGTTTCTCCTTCTTCCCGGAGATTCAGAGCCGGCCAAAACTGCAACGTCAACACCGGAGATAACAAGGGACGAGCCGGTGCGTAGCGTGATCGGTACATCGGTAGAAGGCCGTGAGATAGAGGCGTATACGTTTGGAAACAGTGAAAAACATGTTGCGTTTGTCGGAGGTATTCACGGTGGATATGAATGGAACAGCATTCTTCTGGCGTATCAAATGATGGATCATCTGGAGGAGTACCCCGAGGTGATACCAGATGATGTGCGTGTTACTATTATTCCATCGGCGAATCCTGACGGGCTGGCACGTGTTATGGGTACAACAACCGGACGATTTGCTGCAGCTGATGCGCCGCCTACGGAGCAGACGACAGAAGGTCGGTTTAATGCGAATGGGGTTGACCTCAATCGGAACTTTGATTGTAACTGGGCGCCTGAGAGTAGTTGGCGTGGCGAGACTGTGAGCGCAGGTACCGAAGCGTTCTCAGAGCCGGAAGCTATTGCGATCCGCACCTTTGTTCAAAATACAGATCCTGATGCGGTGATCTTCTGGCACAGTGCGGCCGGGGCGGTTTACGGATCCGAGTGTAATGACGGAATCCTTCCGGGAACGCTCGAGATCATGAATACGTACGCTGACGCTGCCGGCTATGCCGCAGTGCCGTCGTTCGATGCGTATCCTATTACCGGCGATGTGGAGGGCTGGCTGGCTTCTATCGGTGTTCCATCGATTACGGTTGAACTCAGTACGCATGAAGATCTGGAGTGGGAAAAGAACAAAGCCGGGGTAGAAGCGATCCTTCGAAGTGTTGAGTAA
- a CDS encoding M48 family metallopeptidase, translating to MSESLTYTIRRVRRAKRMRIIIHQDGTVVVTKPWWARKKTAEAFLLKNQEWVLEKVRAITTGADPDLTSTDEHHYEEHKEAARALVHAKLEQWNRLYAFTYHRVSIRNQKTRWGSCSASGNLNFSYKILFLPERLQDYLVVHELCHLKEMNHSQRFWALVGQALPGYRTLYKELHLQGDTVDQE from the coding sequence ATGAGTGAATCTCTTACGTATACTATTCGCCGTGTGCGACGAGCGAAACGAATGAGAATTATCATTCATCAAGACGGTACTGTTGTGGTGACCAAACCGTGGTGGGCACGGAAGAAAACAGCTGAGGCGTTCCTTTTGAAAAATCAAGAATGGGTTCTTGAAAAAGTTCGGGCGATAACAACAGGTGCCGATCCGGACCTTACTTCTACAGACGAACATCATTACGAGGAACATAAAGAGGCGGCCCGGGCACTCGTTCATGCAAAACTCGAGCAATGGAATCGCTTGTATGCGTTCACGTATCATCGCGTTTCAATTCGCAACCAAAAAACGAGATGGGGGAGCTGTAGCGCCTCCGGTAATTTGAATTTTAGCTACAAGATATTGTTTTTGCCGGAGCGGCTGCAAGACTATCTTGTTGTTCATGAACTGTGTCATCTTAAAGAGATGAATCACTCACAACGTTTCTGGGCGCTGGTCGGACAGGCATTACCGGGATATCGAACGCTGTATAAAGAACTTCATCTTCAAGGCGATACAGTTGATCAGGAGTAA
- a CDS encoding Xaa-Pro peptidase family protein → MATFIFDTTQNADLYYAIRRSMDDPVFFLEQDSGKQFVFLNKIEYGAFTEQNSVPSLTAIELEPFIDRAKGIEGDDPLRLKVALIILKEYGLEEQAITVPASFPVQMADYLRKNSIALKPDSSLFPGRACKKDGEINALRKSLTNTADAFAFVEGMLQEASIRNSELMLAGEVLTSERVKREVAKFLFDRDMVSDSGIIVASGAQTAMPHHGGAGALLANEPIIVDIFPRDQHTGYYGDMTRTYIRGEPSERVRVMYQAVHEAHQVAFGMLASGVPAREVHKAAAAVFERHGFITDEDSGFIHATGHGLGVAVHEAPAVSASSEDTLEAGNVITIEPGLYYSESGGVRIEDVALITDDGYVTLCDDQVDEWVI, encoded by the coding sequence ATGGCAACATTTATTTTCGATACAACACAGAATGCGGATCTCTATTATGCCATCCGACGATCAATGGATGATCCGGTATTTTTTCTTGAGCAGGACAGCGGGAAGCAGTTTGTTTTTTTGAATAAGATTGAATATGGCGCTTTTACTGAGCAGAACTCTGTGCCGAGCTTAACCGCGATCGAGCTTGAACCTTTTATCGATCGAGCAAAGGGAATTGAAGGAGATGATCCTCTACGCTTAAAAGTGGCTCTGATTATTTTAAAAGAGTACGGATTGGAGGAACAAGCTATAACTGTGCCGGCGAGCTTCCCGGTTCAGATGGCGGACTATCTTAGGAAGAACTCTATTGCGCTTAAGCCTGACTCATCGCTATTCCCGGGTCGAGCTTGTAAGAAAGATGGTGAGATCAACGCTCTGCGCAAGAGTTTGACAAATACCGCTGATGCGTTTGCCTTTGTCGAGGGCATGCTACAGGAGGCATCGATCAGAAATAGCGAGCTTATGCTTGCCGGAGAAGTGTTGACGAGCGAGCGTGTTAAACGAGAGGTTGCAAAGTTCCTGTTTGATCGAGACATGGTGAGCGATTCTGGCATTATTGTCGCGAGCGGTGCGCAGACCGCGATGCCTCACCATGGTGGTGCCGGGGCGCTTTTGGCGAACGAGCCGATCATTGTTGATATATTTCCCCGAGATCAGCATACCGGTTATTACGGTGATATGACCAGGACATATATTAGAGGAGAGCCATCAGAGCGTGTTAGAGTGATGTACCAGGCCGTACATGAAGCGCATCAGGTCGCGTTTGGCATGTTGGCTTCCGGGGTACCTGCTCGTGAGGTGCACAAAGCGGCCGCTGCAGTGTTCGAGCGACACGGTTTTATAACAGATGAAGATTCCGGATTTATTCATGCGACCGGACACGGTCTTGGTGTTGCTGTGCATGAGGCACCCGCGGTCTCAGCAAGCAGTGAGGACACCCTTGAGGCGGGTAATGTTATAACCATTGAACCGGGTCTATATTATTCTGAAAGCGGTGGCGTTCGGATCGAAGACGTTGCTCTCATTACGGATGACGGGTACGTAACACTTTGTGACGATCAGGTTGATGAATGGGTCATCTAA
- the msrB gene encoding peptide-methionine (R)-S-oxide reductase MsrB: protein MKHNKTDAEWHNLLTPQQYRVMREQGTEPPFSGKLIEKNEGGVYTCSACGSELFSVDAKFESGSGWPSFDKAIKGAVIFNEDDSGLEKRVEVQCADCGSHLGHVFNDGPEESTGKRYCINAVCLK, encoded by the coding sequence ATGAAACACAACAAAACAGATGCCGAGTGGCACAATTTGCTTACTCCACAACAGTATCGGGTGATGCGTGAGCAGGGGACCGAACCACCTTTCTCAGGGAAACTCATTGAAAAAAATGAGGGAGGTGTGTATACGTGCAGCGCATGCGGCAGCGAGTTGTTTTCCGTTGACGCAAAATTCGAGAGTGGAAGCGGCTGGCCGAGTTTCGATAAAGCCATCAAGGGAGCAGTGATCTTCAATGAAGACGATTCCGGCCTCGAGAAGCGAGTCGAAGTGCAGTGTGCGGATTGCGGCTCTCATTTGGGTCACGTGTTTAATGACGGGCCGGAAGAGTCAACCGGTAAGCGTTACTGTATTAATGCAGTTTGCTTGAAGTAA
- a CDS encoding DUF2914 domain-containing protein, which yields MFKRLRQSLGLRFKRRLTRWQAWFERNERVIVPLALLGGFIFDFLTLTRIDQLYENLVLLAYLVLAAAGITFVHFYESWTYHRMVRENGFVDRMLGYLHAPTPFIIQFAFGALFSGFSVFYMRSGAFTASWPWFLVLVGLMVGNEFFRKQYIRLSFQVAVFFFALYSYAIFSVPMLVGAIGWWVFLLSGIVSFVLIFGFLYFLRSIIPTRFNQSKNGLLAAIIGIFAVVNVFYFTNILPPIPLSLKDIGVHHHITRADGGGYNVITEPRPWYNFFSFSDDHHVIEGDDAYVFSAVFAPTGLQTEVAHHWYFYNEKTSRWISQNRVSFAVIGGRDGGFRGYSRKDSISPGSWRVDVETPSGQLIGRIRFNAIRVAGTPDLETRIIE from the coding sequence ATGTTCAAACGTCTACGACAATCACTCGGCCTACGATTTAAACGACGTTTGACCCGTTGGCAGGCGTGGTTTGAGCGCAATGAAAGAGTAATCGTCCCGCTCGCTCTTTTAGGGGGTTTTATATTTGATTTCCTCACCTTGACCAGGATCGATCAGCTGTACGAGAACCTTGTTTTGTTAGCGTACCTTGTGTTGGCAGCAGCAGGTATTACGTTCGTTCACTTCTACGAAAGCTGGACCTATCATCGTATGGTCCGAGAGAACGGCTTTGTCGATCGCATGCTTGGCTATCTGCATGCGCCAACGCCGTTTATTATACAGTTCGCATTCGGTGCGTTGTTCAGCGGTTTTTCAGTTTTCTATATGCGAAGCGGCGCCTTCACCGCCAGTTGGCCGTGGTTTTTGGTGTTGGTCGGTCTCATGGTCGGTAACGAGTTTTTCCGTAAACAGTATATACGACTGTCGTTTCAAGTAGCTGTTTTCTTCTTTGCACTATATTCATACGCTATCTTCTCCGTGCCAATGCTGGTCGGTGCGATCGGGTGGTGGGTGTTTCTCCTAAGTGGCATCGTTTCGTTTGTTTTGATCTTTGGATTTCTATACTTCTTGAGATCAATTATCCCGACAAGATTTAATCAAAGCAAAAACGGCCTCTTGGCAGCAATTATCGGCATTTTTGCTGTTGTTAATGTTTTCTACTTTACGAACATTCTTCCTCCGATCCCGCTGTCATTGAAAGATATCGGTGTGCATCATCATATCACTCGTGCTGATGGTGGTGGGTACAACGTAATTACCGAACCGCGTCCCTGGTATAACTTCTTTTCATTCTCAGATGACCATCATGTGATAGAGGGAGATGACGCGTATGTTTTTAGTGCCGTCTTTGCTCCAACCGGTCTTCAAACCGAGGTGGCCCATCACTGGTACTTTTATAACGAGAAGACGTCGCGCTGGATTAGTCAGAACCGGGTGTCGTTTGCAGTTATCGGCGGACGAGATGGCGGTTTCCGTGGTTATTCTCGCAAAGACAGTATATCGCCTGGTAGTTGGCGGGTAGACGTAGAGACGCCAAGCGGACAGTTGATCGGGCGGATCAGGTTCAATGCCATTCGAGTTGCCGGTACTCCTGATCTTGAGACAAGGATTATTGAGTAG
- a CDS encoding deoxyribonuclease IV, whose amino-acid sequence MLRIGAHKSSSGGYTTGVAEVHEIGGNCLQIFSSAPRNWRPGNPTEEDKQTFLELRKEYDIDPVYFHASYMINLAGSPENREKSINALVAELVIAHKFNVRGSVIHLGSFKNGVRETNDQGLFAEEAAYDVLFKSIERILTETPDDILFIIENMGMRKIGMSLEEIGYIVKKLNSPRVKICLDTCHLHAAGYDISSPEKLDAFLDKFDQLIGLDLLELWHVNDSRDTFGALRDRHENIGEGSVGSGVFEALINSTRVNDRPFIIETPGFSGGGPDKENLDRLKAFVH is encoded by the coding sequence ATGCTACGAATCGGAGCACATAAATCCAGTTCGGGTGGTTACACGACAGGCGTTGCGGAGGTACATGAAATAGGCGGTAACTGTCTTCAGATCTTTTCGTCTGCGCCACGAAATTGGCGACCGGGTAATCCTACTGAGGAGGATAAGCAAACATTCCTAGAACTTCGTAAAGAATATGATATCGATCCGGTATATTTTCACGCCTCGTACATGATCAATCTAGCTGGAAGTCCGGAAAACCGAGAGAAATCTATTAACGCGCTGGTAGCTGAACTTGTTATAGCTCATAAGTTCAATGTGCGCGGAAGCGTGATCCATCTTGGTTCATTTAAAAACGGCGTACGAGAAACAAATGATCAGGGATTATTCGCAGAAGAAGCAGCGTATGACGTTCTGTTCAAAAGTATTGAGCGAATACTTACAGAGACGCCTGACGACATCTTGTTCATTATTGAGAACATGGGCATGCGCAAGATAGGCATGTCGCTTGAGGAGATCGGTTATATTGTGAAGAAACTCAATTCTCCACGAGTGAAGATTTGCCTTGATACTTGTCATTTGCACGCTGCGGGGTACGACATCTCTTCGCCGGAAAAGCTCGATGCTTTTTTGGACAAGTTCGATCAACTGATCGGACTGGATCTGCTTGAGCTGTGGCATGTAAACGATAGTCGCGATACATTCGGCGCCTTGCGTGATCGTCACGAGAACATTGGTGAAGGTAGTGTGGGAAGTGGTGTTTTTGAGGCACTGATAAACAGCACTCGTGTTAATGATAGACCGTTTATAATTGAGACACCAGGCTTTAGCGGCGGTGGACCTGACAAAGAAAATCTAGATCGACTTAAAGCTTTTGTCCACTGA
- a CDS encoding PD-(D/E)XK nuclease family protein gives MSQDKYSAVWVSYSGLSTFLKCPRAYYLQYMYKDPQTRRKISEMTPHLALGQVVHNTIEPLANVPAEKRFDQPIMDIFERHWSTISGEKGGFISIEEEVEMKERGRSMIKRVVEHPGALKRKATRIPPTPSGMPPNFYLSEEDNIILCGSIDWLEYLEDTDSVHIIDFKTGKREEEGRSLQLPMYLLLARNLQKRSVAKASYWYLDRSDTLDEKELPTYEDAFEQVLTESRKLKKAREAKDLSCPQGGSCFACSSFEKIIVGEATCIGSNEMNKDVYVVSR, from the coding sequence ATGAGTCAAGATAAATACAGTGCGGTGTGGGTATCGTATTCAGGATTAAGTACGTTCCTGAAATGTCCGCGAGCCTATTACCTACAGTATATGTATAAAGATCCGCAAACGCGACGCAAGATCTCTGAGATGACCCCGCACCTTGCACTTGGTCAGGTTGTGCACAATACGATCGAGCCGTTGGCGAACGTCCCGGCTGAAAAACGATTCGATCAGCCGATCATGGATATTTTTGAGCGCCACTGGTCTACGATCAGTGGCGAGAAAGGTGGGTTTATAAGCATTGAGGAGGAAGTAGAAATGAAAGAACGAGGTAGATCTATGATCAAACGAGTTGTTGAGCATCCGGGCGCATTAAAACGAAAAGCAACTCGCATTCCTCCGACGCCGAGTGGTATGCCACCAAACTTTTATCTTTCTGAGGAGGATAACATTATTCTATGCGGAAGTATCGACTGGCTCGAGTATCTTGAGGACACAGACAGCGTCCACATAATTGATTTTAAAACCGGTAAACGAGAAGAAGAGGGCAGATCGTTGCAGCTGCCGATGTATTTATTGCTTGCACGTAATTTACAAAAACGTTCGGTAGCAAAGGCGAGTTACTGGTATCTCGATCGATCAGATACTCTTGATGAAAAAGAGTTGCCGACATACGAGGATGCATTTGAGCAAGTTTTAACTGAGTCAAGAAAGTTAAAAAAAGCACGAGAAGCAAAGGATCTTTCTTGCCCGCAGGGCGGCAGCTGTTTTGCCTGTAGTTCATTTGAGAAAATTATTGTGGGCGAAGCGACCTGTATTGGTTCAAATGAGATGAATAAAGACGTGTATGTCGTATCTCGCTAA
- a CDS encoding trypsin-like peptidase domain-containing protein has product MSYLAKCVTGRVKSKVVLAVMIASIFVGVVVAIGFLAFTVDELTDQQASIEQDLADITGELQTTSVSLEQAQLALDTIIENNQELQEKLALAQENRENTERVLSQTREQVGELEVELDGKIGEEQLSALVQEWEPRIARIECVFRNNDGGTSRSNASAVSVLRQGEVQFITNKHVLVQKGHSLVNCELAVPGIGDGLRVEPESAEFSGTLDIAYVTLSDQPAELVAEASGVRVCSEPPSFGSRVLILGYPATGSKSGITATDGILSGFEENYYITSAKIERGNSGGAAVLVKEGCFIGLPTLVVVGQVESLARILPVTSL; this is encoded by the coding sequence ATGTCGTATCTCGCTAAATGTGTGACAGGACGAGTGAAAAGCAAGGTGGTGCTTGCGGTGATGATCGCGAGTATTTTTGTAGGTGTAGTAGTCGCGATCGGATTTCTTGCCTTCACGGTAGATGAACTCACCGATCAACAAGCGAGTATTGAGCAGGATTTGGCAGACATTACAGGGGAGTTGCAAACTACTAGCGTATCACTTGAGCAGGCCCAATTAGCGCTCGATACGATCATTGAAAATAATCAAGAACTTCAAGAGAAGCTAGCTCTTGCTCAGGAAAATCGAGAAAATACTGAACGTGTGCTGAGTCAGACCAGAGAGCAGGTCGGTGAACTCGAAGTTGAGTTGGATGGAAAGATAGGCGAGGAGCAGCTTAGTGCGCTTGTTCAGGAGTGGGAGCCCCGTATCGCCCGAATAGAATGCGTGTTTCGTAATAATGATGGGGGCACCTCGCGTTCAAATGCCTCTGCGGTCTCCGTGCTTCGGCAGGGAGAAGTGCAATTCATAACAAATAAGCATGTGTTGGTCCAGAAGGGTCATTCACTGGTAAATTGCGAATTGGCTGTGCCGGGAATCGGTGATGGCTTGCGTGTAGAACCTGAGTCAGCCGAATTTTCAGGCACACTCGATATCGCCTATGTTACCTTGTCTGATCAGCCGGCTGAGCTTGTGGCAGAGGCGTCGGGCGTTAGAGTCTGTAGTGAGCCGCCGTCATTTGGCTCAAGAGTGCTTATACTCGGCTATCCAGCGACCGGTTCCAAAAGCGGGATAACCGCAACAGACGGGATACTATCCGGGTTTGAAGAAAATTACTATATTACGTCCGCCAAGATAGAGCGCGGTAATTCCGGCGGGGCGGCAGTTCTTGTAAAAGAAGGTTGCTTTATCGGCTTGCCGACATTGGTGGTGGTTGGTCAGGTGGAATCTTTGGCGCGAATTCTGCCTGTTACGTCTCTCTAG
- a CDS encoding PPC domain-containing DNA-binding protein produces the protein MSYQHTTFGYIIRIPQGDGIKQTLEEFCADQKINGGSFFGIGAVRSATIGMYHINNFEYTYSDITKPHEITNLTGNVALYDETLLIHAHITLAGADHQACGGHLKEAIAEPTCEITLFTHDPLQRTYDERSCLPLLDLPNN, from the coding sequence ATGTCGTACCAACACACTACATTTGGTTATATTATTCGCATCCCTCAGGGCGACGGGATCAAACAAACACTTGAAGAATTTTGTGCAGATCAAAAAATCAATGGCGGATCGTTCTTTGGTATCGGTGCCGTCCGCTCAGCAACGATCGGCATGTATCACATAAATAATTTTGAGTATACGTATTCTGATATCACAAAACCTCACGAGATCACTAACCTCACAGGAAATGTAGCTCTCTATGACGAGACGCTACTGATACATGCGCACATCACACTTGCCGGAGCAGATCATCAAGCATGTGGCGGACACCTCAAAGAAGCTATTGCGGAGCCAACGTGTGAGATAACACTGTTTACCCATGACCCTCTTCAAAGAACCTACGATGAACGCTCATGCCTACCGCTCCTCGACCTTCCAAATAACTAA
- a CDS encoding carbon storage regulator yields the protein MLALTRRVGEEIVVGDPRNPIGVIRVVEVHGDKVRLGFDFPKDVEINRRELAEAKRREGVAIEDLL from the coding sequence ATGCTGGCCCTTACCAGAAGAGTGGGAGAGGAAATTGTGGTTGGTGACCCGAGAAATCCGATCGGCGTTATCCGAGTGGTTGAAGTTCATGGCGATAAAGTTCGCCTGGGGTTTGACTTTCCAAAGGATGTCGAGATAAACCGCCGAGAGCTTGCTGAAGCAAAAAGAAGAGAAGGCGTTGCGATCGAGGACCTGCTGTAG